CTTTGGAAGTGTACTTATAATCTTTTTTAGGATAGAATATAAAAACTCAAAACTAAAGACGAGGGTGATCTCTATGCAGGAATCCGGAGAAAACTATCTTGAGACCATACTTATCCTTAAAAATAAAAATGGTTCCGTACGCTCGATAGATGTGGCGCGCGAACTGGCCGTCAGCAAACCGAGCGTCAGCCGCGCAATGGGAATATTAAAAGACAACGGCTTTATAACCATGGAAACAAACGGCGAACTTCACCTCACGGAACTCGGGCGCGCGCGGGCCGACGCGATCTATGAGCGCCATCGCTTCATCACAAAATTTCTCGCTGAGGTCGTCGGCGTCTCGCCGCAAACCGCCGAAACCGACGCCTGCCGCATCGAACACATAATCAGCCAGGAGACCTTTGAAAAAATCAAGGAATACCTCGTGAAGAGATAGAAAAGCTAAATAAGGCCCTTTAGCTTCGATACGATGTACTTAGCCGGATAATGCTTGTTACTTTACCGCATCTTTGTTTTTCAGCATATCCAAGCAGCCGCACAGCAGAGAAACTATCGCGTCTTTGTCATGTCCCTGGAGCGGCGGGTCCTGCCTGCGCAGCTTGTCCTTCACGTGGACAAGTAAAAGCTCGATGGAGACGGAATTTCTGTCATCGCTGATGATGTTTTTCAGTTCAAAGGTCAAATCATCGCCATGCTCAAAGGAGGACAAACTGTTTCTTGCGCATCCATCCGGAAGCAAACCGTCTTTGTGTTCGCCTACGAGGAAAGAGATGGAGGTATTGAGCTTTTCGGCAAAAGAACACAAAAGGTCAAAAGAGGGGGTCCTTTTGCCTTTTTCTATTTCGCACAAATAGGCCTGAGTTATATCAAGCCGTTTGGCCATATCTCCCTGTGACATGTCGCCCCGCAGAGATTTCAGCCGTTTGCCTATAAAATTGCCGCATTTATTTTCTCTATGATTTTTCCTCATGTTAAAAATATAACTTCAAGTATAAATAGCAACAAACAACCTCCCGTTAATTTTTAAACTGGTTGTATAATTTTAACACACAGGATAAAATATTGTGTTTATACTAAGCACCGACTTGAAAATATTGAAAATGACATAGGGGATAAAATTGGAAAAAAGCCGCACAAATCGAGCATCTGTAATTGATAATTTTTATAACATATAATATAAAAAATATAGATAATATTATAAAAATATGACAATCTATAAAATATCGCTGTCAAAGTTTAGATGCGGCAACGTTAATCCTCCTTAAAACATAAAATCGGCCTTATGGTTCGAACAACGCAAATGTAAACATCGCCTGCCATATTTCCTATCGACATTACTAGCATTGTCGATTGCGGTTTCAAAAAAAATCCAGTCAGAAAATCCGGAATGACAGAGAAAAGAAAGAATGGAGGCGAAGACACGAGTCCGTGTGTCCTTGCGAAAAAAGCCGTCGCGGGGGTTGACGAAAAGGGCCGGGCATAATATACTTGCTCCCGTTGCGCCCGCGACGGGCAGCTTTTTTTAACCCCGGCGGCGCGGCAGGCACCATGACAAGAAGAATAACGAGAAAGCAAAAGCAACATACATCGTAAACCGGTTCAGACGCGGAGACGCGGAAAGAATTGGAGAAGGTGTGTGGTCCTTGAGGCGGCACCGGAAGCGAGATCGCAAAAGCGCGAAAACGCGGGAGCCGCTGAAAAAGAGAATTCCGGGCCGGCGCGAGCCGGTCAAGAAAAAGTCAGCGAAAGCGACACGTCAGGAATCAAACGGAGAGTTTGATCCTGGCTCAGGACGAACGCTGGCGGCGTGCCTAACACATGCAAGTCGAACGAAGACCATAGAGGAGCTTGCTTTAATATGGTTTTAGTGGCGGACGGGTGAGTAACGCGTGAGGACTTGTCGAGTACAGGGGGACAACAGGTGGAAACGTCTGCTAATACCCCATAAGCCTTCGGGTAAAAGGAGCGATCCGGTACACGAGAGACTCGCGTTCTATCAGCTAGTAGGTGGGGTAACGGCCCACCCAGGCCAAGACGGATAGCCGGACTGAGAGGTCGATCGGCCACACTGGAACTGAGACACGGTCCAGACTCCTACGGGAGGCAGCAGTGGGGAATATTGGGCAATGGGGGAAACCCTGACCCAGCGACGCCGCGTGAGTGAAGAAATCCCTCGGGATGTAAAACTCTGTTGTGTGGGAAGATAATGACGGTACCACACGAGGAAGCCCCGGCAAACTACGTGCCAGCAGCCGCGGTAATACGTAGGGGGCGAGCGTTGTTCGGAATTACTGGGCGTAAAGCGCACGCAGGCGGACCTGTAAGTCTGTCGTCAAAGGCGGAGGCTCAACCTTCGTTCTACGATAGATACTGCGGGTCTAGAGTATGTGAGAGGGAAGTGGAATTCCCGGTGTAGCGGTGAAATGCGTAGATATCGGGAGGAACACCAGTGGCGAAGGCGGCTTCCTGGCACACAACTGACGCTCATGTGCGAAAGCCAGGGCAGCGAACGGGATTAGATACCCCGGTAGTCCTGGCCGTAAACGATGGATACTGGGTGTGGGTGAAGCAGTTCATCCGTGCCGTAGTTAACGCGTTAAGTATCCCGCCTGGGGACTACGGTCGCAAGACTGAAACTCAAAGGAATTGACGGGGGCCCGCACAAGCGGTGGAGCACGTGGTTTAATTCGATGCAAACCGAAGAACCTTACCTGGGTTTGACATACTACCGGTACTGACCTGAAAGGGAAGGGACCCCAGCTTGCTGGGGAAGTAGAACAGGTGCTGCATGGCTGTCGTCAGCTCGTGTCGTGAGATGTTGGGTTAAGTCCCGCAACGAGCGCAACCCCTATAGCCAGTTGCTAACAAGTGAAGTTGAGCACTCTGGCGAGACTGCCGCCGACAAGGCGGAGGAAGGTGGGGATGACGTCAAGTCATCATGGCCTTTATGCCCAGGGCGACACACGTGCTACAATGGACGGCACAAAAGGCAGCTTACTAGCGATAGTTGGCGAATCCTTGAAAGCCGTTCCCAGTTCGGATTGCAGTCTGAAACCCGACTGCATGAAGCCGGAATCGCTAGTAATCGCAGATCAGCCAAGCTGCGGTGAATACGTTCCCGGGCCTTGTACACACCGCCCGTCACACCACCCGAGTTGGGGGCACCCGAAGCCGCAGGCTTAACCCGTAAGGGAAAGAAGCGTCTAAGGTGCGCCGAGTAAGGGGGGTGAAGTCGTAACAAGGTAGCCGTACCGGAAGGTGCGGCTGGATCACCTCCTTTCTAAGGAGCAGTCGCTTAAAAGCGACAGCTAAAACAACAAAGTGCCCTTTTGAGACGACTTGACAGGACCTTTTGCTTTCTCATTCTTTTTGTTCAAAAAGACCATGACAAAAACCTTCAAAACCGCAAGGACAATACAAGGTCAATAAAGGATTTATGAGGTTAAGGTACAACATAGCACGAGGGGAATGCCTTGGCGCTGAATGCCGAAGAAAGACGCAGCAAGCTGCGAAAAGCCGCGGGGAGGAGCAAGCATCCCGTGATCCGCGGATCTCTGAATGGGGCAACCTTCACAGAGTAACCTGTGAGCCTATCCAATAGGCGGCAACCCGGGGAAGTGAAACATCTCAGTACCCGGAGGAAAAGAAATCGTAAGAGATACCCCAAGTAGTGGTGAGCGAAAGGGGCACAGCCCAAACCATATACATGCCAAGCCTGCAGGCGTTGTGTAAATGGGGTAGAGGGACCTGTCGCGGAGTCCTGCAGAACTCCGAAAGAGTTACAAAGCCGTTTTATAACCGAATCGAGTTGGAAAATCGAGCCACAGAGAGTGAAAGCCTCGTAAGTGAAATAAAAGGCCTCTTAGACAGACACCCAAGTAATACGGAGCACGTGAAATTCCGTACGAATCCGGGCCGACCACGGTCCAAGGCTAAACACATTCAGCGACCGATAGAGAAACAGTACCGAGAGGGAAAGGTGAAAAGCACCCCTGGCGGGGAGTGAAACAGACCTGAAACCTCGTGCTAACAAGCAGAGGGAGCATCTTCGGATGTGACCTCGTGCCTCTTGGAAAATGAGCCGTCGAGTTATAGTACGTGGCAAGTTAAAAACTACAAGGTTTGCAGCTGCAGCGAAAGCGAGTCTGAACAGGGCGCAAGTCGCGTGCTATAGACCCGAAGCCATACGATCTATCCATGTCCAGATTGAAGACCGGGTAACACCGGTTGGAGGATCGAACCACAGCCTGTTGAAAAAGGCCTGGATGAGGTGTGGATAGGAGTGAAAAGCTAATCGAGTATGGTGATAGCTGGTTCTCCCCGAAATGCATTGAGGTGCAGCCTCAATCGACAGACTGCAGGGGGTAAAGCACTGAATAGGTAAGGGGGCAGCACTGCCTGCCGAGCTTAATCAAACTCAGAATACCTGCAGATCAAGATTGGGAGTGAGACTGCGAGTGCGAAGATCCGTAGTCGAAAGGGAAACAGCCCAGCCCGACAGCTAAGGTCCCAAAGCCCATGCTAAGTGTTACAAGGATGTGGGGATGCCCAGACAGCCAGGAGGTTGGCTCAGAAGCAGCCACCCTTGAAAGAGTGCGTAACAGCTCACTGGTCGAGCGTCCCTGCGCCAAAAATGTGGGGGCTAAGCATGGCGCCGAAGCTTCGGATTCAATGGAGATATCTATTGACTGGTAGGGGAGCGTTCTTTATAGGACGAAGCAGTGCTGTAAGGCACTGTGGACAATAAAGAAGTGAGAATGACGGCATGAGTAGCGAAAAGTGTGCGAAAAACACACTCACCGAAAACCCAAGGATTCCTGGGGAAGGTTCATCCACCCAGGGTTAGGCGGGACCTAAGGCGAGGCCGAAAGGCGTAGTCGATGGACAGCGGGTAGACAATCCCGCCCTTCGGTAGCTCGTTTGGCAGAAGTGGTGACGCAGAAAGCTATGCACGCCGGGTGATGGAAATCCCGGTACAAAGTCGTAGGCTGAAAAAAGAGGCAAATCCCTTTTTCTAAAGGCCGAGAACTGACGTGGAAGAATCTGATTCGAGAAGGTGCAAATGCTCGGCTGCCGAGAAAAGCCACTATGGAGAACTATCGAACCCGTACTCAAAACCGACACAGGTGGGTTGGCTTAGAAGGCTAAGGTGAACGGGATAACCATTGTTAAGGAACTCTGCAAGTTGACTCCGTAACTTCGGGAGAAGGAGTGGCTGGAGATGTCAATACTATACGTAATAAGCATCTTTGGTTCGCAGAAACCAGGCTCAGGCGACTGTTTAACTAAAACACAGGACTCTGCTCAAGGCGCAAGCCGAAGTATAGGGTCTGACACCTGCCCGGTGCTGGAAGGTTAAAGGGAGAAGTTAGACGCAAGTCGAAGCCTTGAACTGAAGCCCCAGTAAACGGCGGCCGTAACTATAACGGTCCTAAGGTAGCGAAATTCCTTGTCGGGTAAGTTCCGACCTGCACGAAAGGTGTAACGATCTGAGCGCTGTCTCGACAGTGGACCCGGTGAAATTGTGGTACTGGTAAAGACGCCAGTTACCCGCAGTAGGACGGAAAGACCCCGTGGAGCTTTACTGTAACTTGATATTGAATTTCGGTATAGTATGTATAGGATAGGTGGGAGTCAGTGAAATAAGGACGTCAGTCTTTATGGAGACACCGTTGGAATACCACCCTTATTGTGCTGGGATTCTAACCGCAAGCATTGAAGCATGATGCGGGACATTGTCAGGCGGGCAGTTTGACTGGGGCGGTCGCCTCCCAAAGAGTAACGGAGGCGCGCGAAGGTCACCTCAGTGTGAATGGAAAACACACAAAGAGCGTAAGGGTATAAGGTGGCTTAACTGTGAGACTGACAGGTCGATCAGAAACGAAAGTTGGTCCTAGTGATCCGGTGGTCCTGAGTGGAAAGGCCATCGCTCATCGGATAAAAGCTACCCCGGGGATAACAGGCTGATGCCGCCCGAGAGTTCCTATCGACGGCGGCGTTTGGCACCTCGATGTCGGCTCATCGCATCCTGGGGCTGAAGCAGGTCCCAAGGGTTGGTCTGTTCGCCCATTAAAGCGGTACGTGAGCTGGGTTCAGAACGTCGTGAGACAGTTCGGTCCCTATCCACTGTGGGCGCAAGGTACTTGAGAGGAACTGTCCCTAGTACGAGAGGACCAGGATGGACGGACCGCTAGTGAACCAGTTATTCCGCCAGGAGTAAAAGCTGGGTAGCCATGTTCGGATCGGATAACCGCTGAAGGCATCTAAGCGGGAAGCCGGCCTCAAGATGAGATACCTCATTGCATAAGCAAGTAAGGTGTCCGGCAGACGACCGGTTAGATAGGTTGGGAGTGTAAGAGGGTAACGCCCTTTGAGCTGACCAATACTAATACACCGAGGCCTTAACCTCATAAATCCTTTATAGACCTGATAGAAGGTTTATAGAAAATTTCCAGTGATAATAGATAAGTGAGAAAGGAAATCTTTGATTTCCGTCTTCGAACTTAGTCTTGCAGTCAGTGGAATTGACAAAGCAGATAGACGCGCAAGCGTTTATTCATAAAGTTTCCAGTGGTAATAGATAAGTGAGATAGCAAAATCTTTGATTTGCGTGATCGAACTTAGTATTATAGCTGGGGACGATGACAAAGCAGATAGACGCGCAAGCGTTTATTCATAAAGTTTCCAGTGGTAATAGATAAGTGAGATAGCAAATCTTTGATTTGCGTGATCGAACTTAGTATTATAGCTGGGGACGATGACAAAGCAGATGAACGCGCAAGCGTTTATTCATAAAGTTTCCAGTGGTAATAGAGGAGTGGATCCACCCGGTCCCATGCCGAACCCGGCAGTTAAGCACTCCATCGTCGATGGTACTACGGAGGGTATCCGTGGGAGAGTAGATCGCTGCTGGAATTAATTGAGAAAACAGACTCAGGAGATCATCCTGGGTCTGTTTTTTTATAGCCGATTGGCAACAGTTTAACCGTAAGCGTCAAACAGCCAGGACCTCCCCTCAAAGCAGGAAGCCTGTTATCGTCATTTTGTAGTGAAGGTATGGATTGCTATTCGTCGACTAGGCGATAACCTACTCCCACTTCGGTGACGATGTATCGCGGCTGTGCGGGGCTTTTTTCTATTTTACGGCGCAGGCTGGCCATCAGGGCGCGCAGCGATTGTGTGTCGCTGCCGTATCCGACTCCCCATATCTGCCTGATGATGTAGGCCGAGGTCAGCACTTTGCCGATGTTTTTGAAAAAGAGGGCCAGCAGGTTATATTCCATGGGGGTCAGGTGGAGTTCCCCGCCGTCAAGGTATACGAGGCGGCGGTCAAGCTCGATCCGCAGGCCGCCGACATTTTTGGCCGCCTCCTGCTGGGGTTTCCCCAGGCGGTCCAGGTGGCGGAGCGCGACGCGGATACGCGCCGAGAGTTCGGTGGCGGAGAAGGGCTTGGTCAGGTAATCATCCGCCCCCGCGTCTAACGCCGCGGCTTTTTCTTTGTCCTGGTCGCGGGCGGAGACGATGATGATCGGCATCTCCGACCATTCGCGCACTTTTTTTATGATCTCCATGCCGTCTATGTCCGGCAGCCCGAGGTCGAGCAGGATGAGGTCGATCCGCTCGGAGAGCAGCTTGCCCGTCGCCTCGGCTCCGTTGGCGGCGGCCGCGTATTCAAGTCCCGCGTTTTCGACGGCGAAGCAGTTGAAATTCCTTATCTGGCTGTCGTCTTCAACTATCAGTATGCGTCTCTTCATTTTGACCGTCCTTCGCGAGCGGCAGCGTGAAGGTAAAACGCGCGCCGCCGTCCGTGATATTTTCCGCCGAGGCCGTGCCGCCGTGGCTCCTTATGATCGCTTCGCATATAGGAAGTCCGAGGCCGATGCCTTTTTTCACGTCGGCGGAACGTTTTTGGGAAGTATAGAACATTTCAAATATGTGCGGCAAGTCCTCCAGCGGGATGCCCTCTCCCTCGTCCGCCACCGCGACACGCGCGAAGCCGCCGTTCTCGCGGGCGGCTGAGATCTCGATCGTCTTTCCCGGCGGCGTATGTTTGACCGCGTTGTCGAGAAGGTTGACGAGCACCTGCTGGATGAGGCGGCTGTCAGCCCGCACCATCAGCAGTTCGTCGGGCAGCCGCACCTCCAGCCGGCGGCCGGCCAGGCGGCGTTTGACGTGGTTTATCGCGACTTCTACGATCTCTTCCAGCGCGGAGGGCTCATATTTTATGACGGAGGCTCCGCTCTGTATCCTCGTCAGGCTAAGAACGTTCTCCACGATGTCGTGAAGCCACTGCGCGTCGTTGTAGATCGCCAGGGCAAGTGATTTTTCCGCGCCGCCGTCTCTGTCCCGCCCGATAAGGATCTCCGCCGTGCCCATGATCCCGGCGAGCGGAGTTCGCAGGTCGTGTGAGATGGCGCGCAGGAGGTTGCCGCGGTAGCGCTCCCGCGCCGCCTCTTCTTCCGATCTCAGCCGCGCCCGCGCGCTTCTGTACCTGTCCATCGCAAGCGCGGCCCCCTTGATCACGGAGTGCAGCGCCTGCCGTTGGTCGCCGGTCATCGCGATCGCGTCGGGAGCCGGTATCCGGATGACGGCGAGCAGTTTGTCGGTGCTGTAGACCGGCCAGTCGAAGAATTCGGCTCCCGCCAGACAGGCGCTGCGCAGCCGCAGCATCTCCCCGCCGATCCGCTCTGGGTCCTCGGTCATACGCCAGACGGGGGTATCCTCGCCCACCTGCTGGATATAGGAGTTTTCAGGCCGCCCGTCGCCGTCGAAACAGAGGCAGGCCGCCTGCCAGCCCCAAAAGCCGTGTATGGTGTTTACGGCAACGCCCGCTATCTCATGCGGCGTGAAGGCGTTGCTCAACCGGTTTGTAAAGCTGTAAAGCATCAGCACCTCCGCCTCGCGGCGCAGAGACTCCTCTTCGGAGGCTTTCGCCCTGGAGGTCACGGCGCTGGTTATCGAGGCGGTGATCGTCATGATGGCGAAGGTGACGATGTAGGAGCTGTCGTTTACCGCGAATGAATAGAGCGGAACGGTGAAGAAAAAGTTATAGGTGAATGTGGATACGAACGATACGGCGATGCCCCAGCGATAGCCGGCGGTAAAGCGCGCCGTGAGCAGCACGGCGAGGAGATAGATGATGACGATGTTCGTTTCCGGAAAGCCGAGGGCGCGGAAGAGCAGCCCGATCAGCGTTGCCCCGACGATCAGCGAGGCGGCGAGAACGGCGAAACGCGCCGGGCGTTTCATGAAAAGACGCCTTTTCAGCCTTGAAAAAATCCTCTCCATCGCGGCGGCCCTCCTACGCATAACGAGAGTTATTCTCTTCAGTCTACAGCATTTTTATTCTTTGGCAAACCGGCGAATGTCCGGAACCGGAGATTTCTGTTGTTGGCGAATGTTTTGTGTTAGAATATCCGCGGTAATAAGATGATGCGTAACGCATTGCCGCCGGGTAATGCGGTTTTAAACGCGCTGGACTCACGCCGTCAGGCCTTAGAAGGGGTGAGTCTCGGCGCGGTTTTTATTTTTGCGGAGGGTGTTTGTTTATGAGGGGAAAGCTTTTCATGTCTTTTATCAAATATGTTTCACAGAGCGTGATGGGGATGGTCGGCATTTCCTGCTATATCCTTGCCGACACCTGGTTTGTCGCCGCCGCTTTAGGCGCGGAGGGGCTCGCCGCGCTGAATCTTGCGATCGTATTTTACAGCCTGCTGAACGCCGCCGGGCTGATGGCGGGCATCGGCGGCGCGACGCTTTTTTCCCTCTCGCTATCGTCCGGCAGAAGAGGGCGTTCGGAGATTTTTTCCGCGACGGTCATTCTCGGTTCCGTGCTTGCGGCCGTCTTTACCGCCGCCGGACTTTTTTGCAGCGGCTGGATCGCGCGGACGCTCGGCGCCGACGAGGCTATTTTTGCGATGACGGAGACCTATTTAAGAACGATCCTCTCCTTCTCATTATTTTTTATCATGAATAATATTCTGCTCGCCTTTGTACGCAACGACGGCGGCCCGCGGCTCGCGATGGCGGCGATGGTGACGGGCAGCCTTTCTAATATCGCGCTTGATTATATCTTCATCTTTCCCTTCGGCTGGGGCATCTTCGGCGCGGCTTTTGCCACGGCGATCGCCCCGATGATAAGCATCGCGCTGCTTTCGCTGCATTTTATCCTGCGGCGCGGCTCTTTTTCTCTCTCGTTCTCGCGTCCGCGCGGCGTCTATATCTTGAAGATGATCCCGCTGGGGTTATCTTCAATGGTGACGGAGTTGTCTTCCGCCGCCGCGCTGGCCGCCTTCAACCTTATTATCCTGGCGATGGCCGGTAATACCGGCGTCGCCGCCTACGGCGTCGTGGCGAATCTCGCGCTCGTCGAGCTTGCGGTCTTCGTCGGTA
The window above is part of the Cloacibacillus evryensis DSM 19522 genome. Proteins encoded here:
- a CDS encoding metal-dependent transcriptional regulator, whose protein sequence is MQESGENYLETILILKNKNGSVRSIDVARELAVSKPSVSRAMGILKDNGFITMETNGELHLTELGRARADAIYERHRFITKFLAEVVGVSPQTAETDACRIEHIISQETFEKIKEYLVKR
- a CDS encoding helix-turn-helix domain-containing protein, encoding MRKNHRENKCGNFIGKRLKSLRGDMSQGDMAKRLDITQAYLCEIEKGKRTPSFDLLCSFAEKLNTSISFLVGEHKDGLLPDGCARNSLSSFEHGDDLTFELKNIISDDRNSVSIELLLVHVKDKLRRQDPPLQGHDKDAIVSLLCGCLDMLKNKDAVK
- a CDS encoding response regulator, yielding MKRRILIVEDDSQIRNFNCFAVENAGLEYAAAANGAEATGKLLSERIDLILLDLGLPDIDGMEIIKKVREWSEMPIIIVSARDQDKEKAAALDAGADDYLTKPFSATELSARIRVALRHLDRLGKPQQEAAKNVGGLRIELDRRLVYLDGGELHLTPMEYNLLALFFKNIGKVLTSAYIIRQIWGVGYGSDTQSLRALMASLRRKIEKSPAQPRYIVTEVGVGYRLVDE
- a CDS encoding ATP-binding protein, which produces MERIFSRLKRRLFMKRPARFAVLAASLIVGATLIGLLFRALGFPETNIVIIYLLAVLLTARFTAGYRWGIAVSFVSTFTYNFFFTVPLYSFAVNDSSYIVTFAIMTITASITSAVTSRAKASEEESLRREAEVLMLYSFTNRLSNAFTPHEIAGVAVNTIHGFWGWQAACLCFDGDGRPENSYIQQVGEDTPVWRMTEDPERIGGEMLRLRSACLAGAEFFDWPVYSTDKLLAVIRIPAPDAIAMTGDQRQALHSVIKGAALAMDRYRSARARLRSEEEAARERYRGNLLRAISHDLRTPLAGIMGTAEILIGRDRDGGAEKSLALAIYNDAQWLHDIVENVLSLTRIQSGASVIKYEPSALEEIVEVAINHVKRRLAGRRLEVRLPDELLMVRADSRLIQQVLVNLLDNAVKHTPPGKTIEISAARENGGFARVAVADEGEGIPLEDLPHIFEMFYTSQKRSADVKKGIGLGLPICEAIIRSHGGTASAENITDGGARFTFTLPLAKDGQNEETHTDS
- a CDS encoding MATE family efflux transporter produces the protein MRGKLFMSFIKYVSQSVMGMVGISCYILADTWFVAAALGAEGLAALNLAIVFYSLLNAAGLMAGIGGATLFSLSLSSGRRGRSEIFSATVILGSVLAAVFTAAGLFCSGWIARTLGADEAIFAMTETYLRTILSFSLFFIMNNILLAFVRNDGGPRLAMAAMVTGSLSNIALDYIFIFPFGWGIFGAAFATAIAPMISIALLSLHFILRRGSFSLSFSRPRGVYILKMIPLGLSSMVTELSSAAALAAFNLIILAMAGNTGVAAYGVVANLALVELAVFVGIAQGMQPLVSRRRGMGDLAGCRALLCYGALFSLGAASLAYGAVFVWAREIAALFNQAGDRLLAAYAEEGLRIYFAGFFFGGLNVVTAAFFSAAEMPKRGFLISSLRAFLLALPLAALFSRFFGMRGLWFSFVAAEALTLFIAAAMLRRFAANFQREH